TGAGATatttataaaactatatatatacacagttgacTTCGTTTTAAGGGTTAATGTTGATAGATCTTTTATGAGCGTAACTAATTTAGAAATgttgttaaacaaaataaaagtaatgCACTTTTTATAGTGTTTCCCAATACTGATTTATATCAACCAGTCTCAATAAAATACTGGCTGTGAAAGCTGGTTTGCATACACTGGTGAAATAAAAAGCTGAACTGTCTGAAAGCAGACAAAGCTGTGTgaggtggggggggagggggtgcatCTGTCGCTGACTTACTGTCAGTGGAGACAGATACAGTCACCAATGCATGCGATTATTAAAAACCCTTCTCTTTGAATAATTTCCAGGAACAAAGGAGTCTGCATTTATTTACGCAGTGACTGCAGCAGGCCTGGTGCATGCGGTGACCCGCTCATGCAGCGCAGGAAATATGACCGAGTGCTCGTGTGATACCAGCCTGCAAGGAGGGGGCTCACCCAGTGAGGGCTGGCACTGGGGGGGCTGCTCCGATCACATCCAGTATGGAATGGGGTTTAGTAGGAAGTTTATTGACAATTCGGTGAAGAACATCTCTGTCAAAGGGGGAGATGCCCTTTTAACCATGAATCAACACAACAGCGAGGCTGGCAGGCAGGTAAGAAGAGTTATGTTATTTAATACATCCTGTAATAGTAATGAGAAATAATGTAAGTAGAGTGAAGTACAGCAACCAGTATATGTTATACAcagcaataagaaaaaaaaacacagataagAAATTCCTAGGATTTAATTGAAATCCATGctaatttgtttaaatgtaaatgtaataccTTTTTACATAGATCTTAATCCAGGAACTCTGTAACTGGTTTGTATGTGTCACAGAAAAACCACAAATAGACTATAACATATTCTGTGAATTGTGTACTGTGTTTTACATTTGCTAAGGTATAGATTCAAGTTATTggaatattgaaaaataagataCTAGAAAGGAGCACCTTaactcattttaaatgtttaacttttCTTATACTTCACAGTTTGTCAATGTATAGAAACAGTTTCCATATCACACTGGTAGACAGAGTAGTTTCACTAAGGCTATTATCTTCTTATAACACACCATGTAACTTAGTGTGCTGCAGGCAAATTTgacctttctgtttgttttaaaatattgtgttaaaaacaggtgttttgtGGCTCTCAAAGATGCTCATGACCTGGGATATTATAGGAATAGCTATTTTATGAAGTAGCGCTCAGTGAACACTCAGTGAACAGTCAGTGTTCGATCAGTATCTGTCAAATAATCAGATTTAAAATAAGTTCTCTCGTCATGGCTTAGGTCAAATATTTCTTAAAAGTTTGTAATATAATGGTTTAACCAGCAGATGCACCGTGTTGCACTATTATCATGCAGTCTTAAAATAACCCTCTAATTTTAAGGTAAGTTTTGTGAAAAGAGCCCCCACAGTCTAAGTCTAATAACTTCTGTGGAAAATACACACGGCATCTTTGACACAAAGTGACACTAATGTGACAGAAACTCCAATAGGTCTTCCTAAAGCAAATTTCACGTCTGAGTCAGAGGAGGGTGAACTCTGGGTTTAGTTTACAATACAGTTAAAACCTAACAAGATAACAGCAGCGGGGCAAGAAAAAAAGAAGTCAGTTTTAGTGTCTATCAGTGTTCATGCACTATTGCACAGACATACTAGTTTTCCACATTGGACTTACATAGCATGCATTGTATGGGAGCTTTCTTGCTTAGTGGGGTACACACTGTTTTTTGCAGTCACTGGAATAAACATTAACTTCCTTTAAAGCTGTATCTtgtaatagaaaacaaaatacaacacaaacatCAAAACATATTGATTCTGACAAAGTCCTCAAAACATTGCTGCATTTGCAGTcactgattaataataataataataataataataataataataataataataataagaataataataataatactaatacttttATGAAGTTACTCATTATTGGAGAAATTGGCTTTTGTTGTGATTTTGATATGCACAAGCATTTATCTTGTTATGTAGAATTCCCCCGAGTAAAAGACTTCTCTCCTTCCTCAGGCCATTGGGAAGATGATGTCTACTGACTGTCGCTGCCATGGAGTGTCTGGGTCTTGTGCAGTGAAGACCTGTTGGAAAACCATGTCCTCTTTTGAGAGGGTTGGTCGTTTCCTGAAGGACAGATATGAAAACAGCATTCAGGTCCTTGACAGGTCAAAAAAGAAGATGCGGAGGAAAGAGAAGGACCACCGCAGAATACCCGTCAGCAAGGAAGAGCTGATCTATGTGAACAAGTCCCCGAACTACTGTCTTGAAGACAAGAAACTAGGGATTGCTGGGACTCGTGGCAGAGAGTGTAACCGCACCTCCACTGGGCCAGGTGGGTGTAACCTGCTGTGCTGTGGCCAGGGCTATAATACTCACGTGGTCAGACACGTGGAGAGGTGTGAGTGCAAATTTGTGTGGTGTTGCTATGTGCGCTGCAGACGGTGCGAAAGCATAACTGACATGCACACCTGCAAATAGCAGCCTGACACCCAGGCACagttattacactatgtaacacaatttttgttcctgggtagtaagagttatttcctaattgcttatgcctcaaaagtatagaaaatggctattattccccacaaactttgcttttgtgaccaggacag
The sequence above is a segment of the Acipenser ruthenus chromosome 7, fAciRut3.2 maternal haplotype, whole genome shotgun sequence genome. Coding sequences within it:
- the LOC117414657 gene encoding protein Wnt-16-like, whose protein sequence is MEKKTAFGLHRLCVLSILILSAFPYSKGSWTWLGITSLGIPEKMGCANLPLTNKQKDLCKRKPYLLPSIKEGARLGIHECQSQFKNERWNCSTTSERSVFGYELTSGTKESAFIYAVTAAGLVHAVTRSCSAGNMTECSCDTSLQGGGSPSEGWHWGGCSDHIQYGMGFSRKFIDNSVKNISVKGGDALLTMNQHNSEAGRQAIGKMMSTDCRCHGVSGSCAVKTCWKTMSSFERVGRFLKDRYENSIQVLDRSKKKMRRKEKDHRRIPVSKEELIYVNKSPNYCLEDKKLGIAGTRGRECNRTSTGPGGCNLLCCGQGYNTHVVRHVERCECKFVWCCYVRCRRCESITDMHTCK